CCTAGCCTTCAAACCAATAAATTTTCTTggcaaacaaacacaaaaaaacccacaggaaaaacacacaaaaacccTGAAATCACCACCACCGAATCAAAGAACATGAATATCAAAtccaagcaaaagaaaagaaacccaacATCCAGTAAAGCACCACCACTAAATCAAATCTTCCAAAATTTCCCAGCAACCAGCAAAGCCATAACATCAAATCTACAAAAATCCTAAGCTAAAAACTTCCAAATCAACCttaaagagaggaaaagagaaacGGTAAGGTAGAAAGAGGTGTGAGAATCACTGATCTCGGCTTCACAACCACTGATTTGGGCTCTAATACCGAATCAATGACTGGGGTTTCGTACAACGGAGTCATATTGAATCGGCGACTATTTTGAGTTACCGAATCGGCGGACCTTCTCGATGGGTTATATGGGTCAATGGGTTTTCTTTCTGACTGTAGCGGCGACCTCACTAAGTCTTGAACGAGTTTGATGGCAACGACCTCATACTGAGTCTTGAATGAGTTCGACGGTGGCGACCTCATCATAGAGATTAGAGAAAGTTTGGGTTAGATCGGAGTTTGGGCAGAGATGAGATTTTGAGAGAGTTTAGGTCTGAGAAAGATTCCGTCGAGGTGAAGAGAGAattagagatagagagagtctAGAGATGTAGCCTGATCCCTGATGAcgttaaaagaaaaagaaaaagaattaaaaggataattttttttttcaaagataattttaattagatttaaagttttttaatttaatttcttttttttttttataaattttctgacgtggcatttaaaaaatgccaaataatttttttaaataatattttaatagccATGTTAGTGCCACATCTGCAAGTAGGGCATTTTGCCTGTCACGTAGGAGGTTTCCCTTAGTGGGTTGAtggaaatgaccaaaatagaatCAATTTTGATACCAAAATGAGAATTGATCCAAAATGAAAGGatcaaaagtgcatttttgcTTAAATTTTATGTATAGCATTTTAAAACATCACATTTTCTCGTAATTTCttacttttttcaaaaaatttcgaagtataataatattttagcacatttttagcaaaaaattagaTGAGTTATTCCCAAACTAATAGATGACTCTCACCCTCGTTTGGGAGAAGGGAAGaaaatggaatgaaaagaataattttagaatattcttcccttcccttgtttgggagttttaatggagggaatggaaagctcattcccttgtttgggagtttaagtaggaggAAATAAAATTGGTAGGAGGAAACACTCATTCTTCTCTATtctcttaaaatctcaaattttcattccccgaaattgggaggaattggAGAGAatagaattaaatttaatgatttttttactaaaactcccaaaatacctctatatatttaaccttttattttaaaatatgggtCTAAttgtaatattgtcataaaataattccatttcattccctccatgttactcccaaacaagattacttacattccattcattttcattccttcattttaaaacatccaatcaaggttatttaattccattcaattccgttccattcttttccattcttttctcttacttaaatacattccatttccttatgatcatttcattccatttcatttcattctcttatgaACCTCCAAATGGAGCCTGACTTGAAGTAGATATTGAGTAGTCTTCAATCTGAtcaagaaacagagaaagactTAAAAGTTAAGACATGGGCACAtgtagaggagaaaaaaaagaggtaaaaaaattataaaatattaaaagattaaaccttctcattttttgaattaaaaagttaaatgggattgttcccttttttttttttctctcttctttttaaatGGGCCCAAAGCTAAGGCAACTTTATGATcctttcaatatatttttcttttaacgTTCTCTTTACTCTGTACTCTGTACTCCCGATCGAGAAAGATAGAGAGATCTCTCTCCATTCTTATCCCAAGAAGTGAGTGTCTCTGtgatctttctctctctctctctcgtgtaGTATTTTAGCTTGTGTATTGTTTGAAAATAGAGCTGTATGTTGCTCACTTTGCATATCAGGTTTCATTTGAAGCATGCATTATGTAGTCAGTTAAACCTCTCTGATGGAAGAATTCGTTACTCTTTCCAGTAACATGTTTGATATCTGctacaaaattttgtttatacTATATGGGCACGTACTTTTATTTGATGTGTACGTAATTGTTTTAAAATAGCTAGTGTAAACACTAAATTTCAATCTTTCACTCTCTACAGCTAGCTTGCCAAGGAATTGAAGTAGTTTTTAGTGCTTGAAATGAAGAAAGATCAAATTTGGTTTTAGTTCTATGATTGATTGGCTTATCGAATTTGCTACTGTTGACTTGAAATAGATACTATAGTTGCCACCAAAATGATTTACActttatgtcaatttaatttgcCCCATTGAACTGCTATTCTTATTGAGCTTTGTTAATAGTTGTTATCAGAATATTTGTTaattaatcatttaaaaataattgatataaaaatataataaatatttaaaaaattagttatttcTTTCGCATAAaactataagaaaaaaatagtttctaaaatAATGCTGTATTAACTTTTTCCCTTTATtatgacttttctttttatgtacaGGCAACACTGGTTTGAATTAGTTCAACATGATCAACATCATACCACTATCATTTCTGtcaaaaatgggtttttatGACATTGAAATACACAGTGCAAACAGCAAACGTTAAGGTAAGCTTAGTCGAAAATCTTGCTTTGGTTGATGCTAAGATAGATGAGTTCAGATCTTCATTACAAACTTCCGAAAGGCAAGTTGTAGGACTCGACATTCAGTTTGTCAAAACTTACGGGAATTTAAATAAAGGCAAGTTTTTGCTTCTTTGTGTTGGGAGTCATTGCTTGATGATACAATTACCGGACTCGAACGCTGTAACTAATACCCTCAGGAAGTTTCTGTCTGATGAGAGTATTTGTTTTCTGGGTACTGGAATGAGCGAGAAAGTTACAGAACTAGGCTGCCTTTATCTTAACGAATGTGGTGAAGAGGAAGCAATGCCACGTGTAAATTGTAAGACAGGTGTTGAAGTAGACTATTTGGCTGCTAAAATTCTGAAGAAACCCAATGTTGAGCAGTATGGGTTAGTGGAGTTGGTTGGTGAAGTTGGAAATGGATATAAAGGAACCAGATAGTGAATGTCCTGACTGGAATGCTAAGGTGTTCTCACATGAAGATGTCAAGTATGCACTGCACAATGCCTATACTTCTTAAGTTATTGGCAATAAGGTCTTAAATATGCTCTAAGCCTCTTAAGGCCATCTTGTCTATGGGTTTGACTGCTTTAATTCTGTGTTGTTAGTGTCCACATTAGAGCTATATATGCTAATGTTACAGATTTGTGTAATTCAAACTACTTTAATGAAATTTCtcctaaatcatatataataatttattctgCTTCAATCTTCTCATAGAGTGAGATCTCAAAATTTCTGAGTTAATAATTATTTGTCTTGGGATATCTCCAAAATTGTGGAACAAAAGAAACCCAACTGATCAATTGAAATCTTCAATGAGTGTATCGGATCATCATTAATTATCATTTTGACAACTTGaacttttaacttttgtaaGCTAGTTTACCGCACAGTAGATTGTCAATTTTTGTCTCCTAATCTCTCATATTGACATGCGCCAAACAATTTCTCTCTTTATCCataccaaaatcaattttggaaattatatttcaaCTTGCCTTCACCATGTATCACTTTTTGGAaggttaattaaattcattttttaatctctttttgttatattttatacatgAACCAAGATATTTGATTCTCTAGCAAGTTGAGACTAATAGGTGATTATAATATAGTTGTAATGGACTAATATTACTTAAGAtaaattagattatatttttaaacactttaaactttatattatttttgccccattttaattttattttgtagataatgtttcttttatttgtaaataatttttagtcagaattgtattaaaaaatatcagTTTGAATATGAtaaatggggggggggggaggaaggGAGAGAATAGAGAACTATTTTAATCTCA
This genomic stretch from Quercus lobata isolate SW786 chromosome 3, ValleyOak3.0 Primary Assembly, whole genome shotgun sequence harbors:
- the LOC115979670 gene encoding uncharacterized protein LOC115979670; the protein is MTLKYTVQTANVKVSLVENLALVDAKIDEFRSSLQTSERQVVGLDIQFVKTYGNLNKGKFLLLCVGSHCLMIQLPDSNAVTNTLRKFLSDESICFLGTGMSEKVTELGCLYLNECGEEEAMPRVNCKTGVEVDYLAAKILKKPNVEQYGLVELVGEVGNGYKGTR